From the endosymbiont of Bathymodiolus septemdierum str. Myojin knoll genome, one window contains:
- a CDS encoding SLC13 family permease, translating to MLNKKVIVALIFSAFALWLSTVAPSVAIAWMLSILLLTIYLFAFEVVEVDEAAITVMVILGLISLPMVHTMMGLDSGLVDSEKLFTGFSSNAVMSIIAVMIIGAGLDKTGLMAKVASFILKVGGRSETRIIPIVSSAVGFISSFMQNVGAAALFIPVVNRISVRSGVPMSRLLMPMGFTAILGGTMTMVGSSPLILLNDLILTTNQGLTAENQMDTWGLFSVTPIGIALVITGILYFVIAGKYVLPVAKVKKETTSVINHIKEIYGIDYDLFEVGVPTDSSLVGMTLDQVETIYKIRVIAVRDTEDHNLIGHGSVERGTEIQAGMTLGLLTSIENLESFVAGFGLELSNKIEKFSDVLSTQNCGTAEVVIPPNSSLIGKTARDVWLRKTYGLAMVALHRGGKTMKEGEGIRDVEFQSGDTLVVYVAWEDLDRLTDNPDFIAITNNYPHQEESRPEKVKWAGLFFGLALFLVLFTDIKLSIALLTGALGMILTKVLNIEEAYRAVSWKTVFLLASLIPLGLAVSKTGTALWIAQETVAVVGDMAPWIILTAIAVLATFFTLVMSNVGATILLVPIAVNIAIQVGADPAIYALTVAIATSNSFLIPTHQVNALIMGPGGYKVTDFIKAGGIMTILFLVVMMVMMSLIF from the coding sequence ATGCTAAATAAAAAAGTCATTGTCGCCCTTATTTTTTCAGCCTTTGCGTTATGGCTGTCGACCGTTGCGCCTTCTGTCGCTATCGCGTGGATGCTATCCATTTTACTTCTAACTATCTATCTTTTTGCCTTTGAAGTGGTTGAAGTAGATGAAGCAGCGATTACGGTAATGGTAATTTTAGGGTTGATTTCATTGCCAATGGTACACACGATGATGGGGCTTGATAGTGGTCTGGTTGACAGTGAAAAACTGTTTACTGGATTTTCTTCTAACGCGGTGATGTCAATTATTGCCGTGATGATTATCGGCGCAGGTCTGGATAAAACTGGATTAATGGCAAAAGTAGCGTCATTCATTCTAAAAGTCGGCGGTCGCTCAGAAACCCGCATCATTCCTATCGTTTCATCGGCCGTTGGTTTTATTTCTTCGTTTATGCAAAATGTCGGTGCGGCAGCGTTATTTATCCCTGTCGTCAATCGTATTTCAGTGCGTTCAGGTGTGCCAATGTCAAGATTGCTTATGCCGATGGGTTTTACAGCGATTCTGGGCGGTACAATGACGATGGTAGGCTCAAGTCCATTAATTTTACTGAATGACTTAATTTTGACCACCAATCAAGGATTGACAGCAGAAAATCAAATGGATACTTGGGGTTTATTTTCAGTGACACCAATTGGTATTGCTTTAGTTATTACTGGCATTCTGTATTTCGTTATTGCTGGTAAATATGTTTTACCCGTTGCCAAAGTTAAAAAAGAAACCACCTCTGTCATTAATCACATTAAAGAAATTTATGGCATTGATTATGATTTGTTTGAGGTTGGCGTACCTACAGACAGTTCTTTAGTGGGAATGACATTAGACCAAGTAGAAACTATTTATAAAATACGGGTCATCGCTGTCCGTGATACAGAAGATCATAATTTGATTGGACATGGTTCGGTAGAAAGGGGTACCGAAATTCAGGCAGGAATGACTTTAGGGTTGTTGACCTCAATAGAGAATTTAGAAAGTTTTGTTGCGGGTTTTGGCTTAGAATTATCTAATAAAATTGAAAAGTTTTCTGATGTTTTGTCTACTCAAAATTGTGGCACGGCTGAAGTGGTTATCCCGCCAAACTCCTCCTTGATTGGTAAAACGGCACGCGATGTATGGCTTAGAAAAACTTATGGCCTGGCGATGGTTGCCCTGCATCGTGGTGGTAAAACCATGAAAGAAGGTGAAGGTATCCGTGATGTTGAATTTCAATCGGGCGACACATTAGTTGTTTATGTAGCCTGGGAAGATTTAGACCGATTAACAGATAATCCAGATTTTATTGCCATTACCAATAATTATCCACACCAAGAGGAATCACGCCCTGAAAAGGTCAAATGGGCAGGCTTGTTCTTTGGTCTTGCATTATTCTTAGTTTTATTTACCGATATCAAACTTTCTATTGCCTTGTTGACAGGTGCATTAGGCATGATTTTGACCAAAGTATTGAATATTGAAGAGGCTTATCGAGCGGTTTCTTGGAAAACGGTGTTTTTACTCGCAAGTTTAATTCCATTAGGTTTGGCAGTGTCAAAAACTGGCACAGCGCTTTGGATTGCACAAGAAACGGTTGCCGTGGTGGGCGATATGGCGCCGTGGATTATTTTGACTGCAATTGCAGTTTTGGCAACTTTCTTTACTTTGGTAATGTCGAATGTTGGCGCAACCATTTTATTGGTACCGATTGCGGTAAATATTGCGATTCAAGTCGGTGCAGACCCAGCAATCTACGCATTAACAGTTGCAATTGCAACTTCAAATTCATTCCTAATCCCAACGCATCAAGTAAACGCCCTTATCATGGGCCCAGGTGGCTATAAAGTAACTGATTTCATTAAAGCGGGTGGCATCATGACAATACTGTTCTTAGTCGTTATGATGGTGATGATGAGTCTTATTTTTTAG
- a CDS encoding LysR family transcriptional regulator — protein MITLKHLKIIQALHENNTLTRAANALHLSQSALSHQIRYLECKLNVAFWEKEGRSLRLTKSGELLLQTAQQLLPILEQTEKTLKAYAEGRQGVLRIGVECYPCYEWLTKVIGVFLQKMPDVEVDIINKFQFSGHEGLLNRHIDILITPDIERKSDIHTEILAQYNLVLLVADQHALAQKTVVFPVDFVDETLLTFPVSLDRLDILTRFLNPAHIKPKRIKKIESIDLILQMTALGRGVCVLPEWLADEFIKKMPVKKIQISTQKLNQKLFAVGRQQDKEINYIQCFIDIGKATK, from the coding sequence ATGATCACCCTAAAACATTTAAAAATTATTCAAGCATTACATGAAAATAACACCTTGACTCGTGCCGCTAATGCGTTGCACTTAAGTCAATCTGCTTTGTCTCACCAAATTCGTTATTTGGAATGTAAACTAAATGTGGCATTTTGGGAAAAAGAGGGTCGAAGTTTGCGTCTGACAAAATCAGGAGAATTGTTATTACAAACTGCACAGCAATTACTACCCATATTAGAACAAACCGAAAAAACACTCAAGGCCTACGCTGAAGGTCGCCAAGGGGTTTTGCGCATTGGGGTTGAGTGTTACCCTTGTTATGAGTGGCTGACCAAGGTGATTGGTGTGTTTTTGCAGAAAATGCCTGATGTGGAAGTGGATATTATTAACAAATTTCAATTTTCTGGACATGAAGGATTGCTGAACCGCCATATTGATATTTTGATAACGCCAGATATAGAGAGAAAATCAGACATTCACACGGAAATATTGGCGCAATATAATTTGGTACTTTTGGTTGCCGATCAACACGCATTGGCACAAAAGACAGTGGTATTTCCAGTAGATTTTGTCGATGAAACTTTATTAACTTTTCCTGTATCATTAGATAGGCTTGATATTTTGACCCGTTTTTTAAATCCTGCACACATCAAACCCAAGCGTATTAAAAAAATAGAATCTATTGACCTTATACTGCAAATGACAGCATTAGGGCGTGGCGTATGCGTATTGCCCGAATGGCTGGCAGATGAGTTTATCAAAAAAATGCCGGTGAAAAAAATCCAAATAAGTACACAAAAATTGAATCAAAAATTGTTTGCCGTCGGACGCCAGCAGGATAAGGAGATTAACTATATTCAGTGTTTTATTGATATCGGCAAAGCGACGAAATAA
- the metE gene encoding 5-methyltetrahydropteroyltriglutamate--homocysteine S-methyltransferase, giving the protein MVTTHNLGFPRIGKQRELKFALEKYWTNHISQEELLQTASTLRQQHWENQSALDLAPVGDFSFYDQVLDTSFLLGNVPQRVENISDNELDNYFRVARGRASTNESSCTCVQAGEMTKWFDTNYHYIVPEFSQATNFALQPQRLIAQIVEAQAQGINTKPVIVGPVTYLWLGKSKDTSNKLDLLDSLVVVYAQLFDELAKLGIEWVQIDEPILVTELSADWQLAFEKTYQSLASSPVKLLLASYFGTLQDNLMLTCNLPVDGLHIDAINAKEEVQKVIDNLADNKILSLGVINGRNIWKTDFSATLLWLKPIYQQLKDRLWLAPSCSLLHVPVDLGSEQALDVDIKSWLSFAVQKLEELRILAKALNQGQASVTKEIANNINAIDNRKHSLLVHNSLVKQRVADVSDALGNRQSSYKVRVKIQGEKLNLPLYPTTTIGSFPQTTEIRQARRNYKAGQLSETEYIKAMRAEVQHCIKMQVELGLDVLVHGEPERNDMVEYFGQQLEGYAFSQFGWVQSYGSRCVKPPIIFGDISRLKPMTVEWAVYAQSLTNKPVKGMLTGPVTMLNWSFVRDDQPRATTCLQLSFAIRDEVIDLEKANINIIQIDEAALREGLPLRQSQWQEYLDWAVNAYRISANGVNDGTQIHTHMCYSEFNDIIGAIAHMDADVITIETSRSDMELLDVFDDFTYPNEIGPGVYDIHSPNIPTVNSIVELMQKAAQRIPAERLWVNPDCGLKTRNWSEVKPALENMILASKQLRN; this is encoded by the coding sequence ATGGTTACAACACACAATTTAGGCTTCCCCCGTATCGGCAAGCAACGAGAGTTAAAATTTGCATTAGAAAAATATTGGACAAACCATATTTCTCAAGAAGAATTATTACAAACCGCCAGCACACTGCGTCAACAGCATTGGGAAAATCAAAGCGCTTTAGATTTAGCGCCTGTAGGTGATTTTTCTTTTTATGACCAAGTTTTGGACACCAGTTTTTTATTGGGCAATGTGCCACAACGGGTTGAAAACATATCAGACAATGAATTGGATAATTATTTTCGAGTAGCACGAGGACGCGCCTCAACCAATGAATCCAGTTGCACTTGTGTTCAAGCAGGTGAGATGACCAAATGGTTTGACACCAATTATCACTATATTGTGCCAGAATTTAGCCAAGCAACGAATTTTGCACTACAACCGCAACGCTTGATTGCACAAATCGTTGAAGCACAAGCACAGGGTATCAATACCAAGCCTGTTATTGTAGGACCTGTTACCTATTTATGGTTGGGTAAATCTAAAGATACAAGTAACAAATTGGATTTATTAGATTCTCTAGTTGTAGTATATGCCCAATTATTTGATGAGTTAGCAAAATTAGGCATAGAATGGGTACAGATTGATGAGCCTATTTTGGTCACAGAATTATCAGCAGATTGGCAATTGGCATTTGAAAAAACTTACCAATCATTGGCTAGCAGCCCTGTTAAATTATTACTTGCCAGTTATTTTGGCACTTTACAAGACAACTTAATGCTTACTTGTAACTTGCCTGTTGATGGGCTACATATTGATGCAATTAATGCCAAAGAAGAAGTGCAAAAAGTGATTGATAATTTAGCAGATAACAAGATTTTATCTTTAGGCGTTATTAATGGTCGTAATATTTGGAAAACAGATTTTAGTGCCACTTTATTATGGTTAAAGCCTATTTACCAGCAACTAAAAGACAGATTGTGGCTAGCCCCCTCTTGTTCACTACTGCATGTGCCTGTGGATTTAGGCAGCGAACAAGCACTGGATGTGGATATTAAATCATGGTTATCTTTTGCGGTGCAAAAATTAGAAGAATTACGAATTCTAGCCAAGGCACTCAATCAAGGGCAGGCGAGTGTTACTAAAGAAATAGCGAATAATATTAATGCAATTGACAACAGAAAACATTCATTACTTGTTCATAATAGTCTTGTTAAACAGCGTGTTGCTGATGTGAGTGATGCTCTGGGTAATCGTCAATCCAGTTATAAAGTGAGGGTAAAAATTCAAGGTGAAAAGCTTAATTTACCCTTGTATCCAACAACAACAATTGGCTCATTCCCACAAACGACAGAAATTCGACAAGCAAGGCGAAATTATAAAGCAGGGCAATTATCAGAGACTGAGTATATTAAAGCAATGCGCGCCGAAGTGCAACATTGTATAAAGATGCAAGTAGAATTAGGTTTAGATGTTTTGGTTCACGGTGAGCCTGAACGCAATGATATGGTAGAATATTTTGGGCAACAATTAGAGGGTTATGCGTTCAGTCAATTTGGCTGGGTGCAATCTTATGGTTCTCGTTGCGTCAAACCGCCTATTATTTTCGGTGATATTTCCCGTTTAAAACCGATGACAGTAGAATGGGCAGTTTACGCTCAATCATTGACGAATAAGCCAGTGAAAGGAATGCTGACAGGACCTGTAACAATGCTCAACTGGTCATTTGTGCGTGATGACCAGCCGCGTGCAACCACTTGTTTGCAATTGTCTTTTGCCATCAGGGATGAAGTTATAGATCTTGAAAAAGCAAATATTAATATCATTCAAATTGATGAAGCAGCCTTAAGAGAAGGATTGCCATTGCGACAATCTCAATGGCAAGAATATCTTGACTGGGCTGTCAATGCCTATCGAATTAGTGCTAACGGTGTCAATGATGGAACCCAAATTCATACCCATATGTGCTATTCAGAATTCAATGATATTATTGGGGCAATCGCACACATGGATGCGGATGTTATTACCATTGAAACTTCTCGTTCTGATATGGAATTATTAGATGTTTTTGATGATTTTACTTATCCAAATGAAATTGGACCAGGTGTTTACGACATTCATTCGCCAAATATTCCTACGGTGAACTCTATAGTTGAGCTTATGCAAAAAGCCGCACAACGCATTCCTGCAGAGCGTTTATGGGTAAATCCTGATTGCGGGCTGAAGACTCGTAACTGGTCCGAGGTTAAGCCAGCGTTGGAAAATATGATATTGGCAAGTAAACAGCTTAGAAATTAG
- the truA gene encoding tRNA pseudouridine(38-40) synthase TruA has translation MKVAMGVEYMGGDFHGWQLQKSGIRTVQQEVEAALSKVADRPIRVFCSGRTDAGVHAVEQVIHFETTADRENEAWLFGGNVNLPTDVNFIWAKRVDDNFHARFSAHARRYHYKIHNTRVRSAIIDKHSLWEPRRLNIDAMQKASEYLLGEHDFSAFRGSLCQAKSPIKTIEFIRLNKNSNDILLDIKANAFLHHMVRNIVGTLLKIGRGERTVEWMQEVLKSKDRKKAGATAPPQGLYFMKAFYSNF, from the coding sequence ATGAAAGTAGCAATGGGGGTTGAATATATGGGGGGCGATTTCCACGGTTGGCAATTGCAAAAATCTGGCATTCGCACCGTTCAACAAGAGGTTGAAGCTGCGCTTTCAAAAGTGGCAGACCGTCCTATACGCGTATTTTGTTCAGGTAGAACGGATGCAGGTGTACATGCGGTTGAACAGGTAATTCATTTTGAAACCACAGCCGATAGAGAAAACGAGGCTTGGTTATTTGGCGGTAATGTCAATTTGCCTACTGATGTCAATTTCATTTGGGCAAAGCGAGTGGATGATAATTTTCATGCGCGTTTCAGCGCACATGCTAGGCGCTATCATTATAAAATTCATAATACTAGAGTGCGTTCTGCGATTATTGATAAACATTCTTTGTGGGAGCCAAGAAGGTTAAACATTGATGCTATGCAAAAGGCCAGCGAATACCTACTGGGTGAGCATGATTTTTCAGCCTTCCGCGGCAGCCTTTGTCAAGCAAAATCGCCGATTAAAACCATAGAATTTATTCGCTTAAATAAAAACAGTAATGACATTTTATTAGACATTAAGGCAAACGCTTTTCTACATCACATGGTGCGCAATATTGTTGGCACCTTGCTAAAAATCGGCAGGGGTGAGCGGACAGTAGAGTGGATGCAAGAAGTGTTAAAATCTAAGGACAGAAAAAAGGCGGGTGCTACTGCCCCGCCTCAAGGTTTATATTTTATGAAAGCCTTTTATTCTAATTTCTAA